A region from the Dehalobacter sp. genome encodes:
- a CDS encoding epoxyqueuosine reductase, which produces MRIENLIQDKAYEFGYEKCGIVRIQDLEGYDKCLRERIDKVPISKMFYQSQSRLTNLQERYPWAKSVIVVVSHFGHYKAPGQLKGHIGKHYLFDGRVNTESKEFKRSVLMEQFLQDLGLKTASNRNFGIVGLRWAAMRAGLGIIRKNNFFYTESGSWVQLEAWITDKDMELVESTNLPICPEGCSNCIKACPTCSLSSPYTMNPLSCISFLTTFGGRDLANDPLGKSFGTWIYGCDACQDVCPMNSGKWTEEDEFPGVLEISLSLTPENMMKLEEEFYKHNIQPKFFYLSPDELWKWKVNVLNFMRNNYQESYKQYILEACNNENEKIRDIAQMICKDVFNR; this is translated from the coding sequence ATGCGTATAGAGAATTTGATTCAGGATAAGGCTTATGAATTTGGTTATGAAAAGTGTGGGATTGTCCGTATTCAGGATTTAGAAGGTTATGATAAATGTCTAAGGGAACGTATCGATAAAGTCCCCATCTCAAAGATGTTCTATCAGAGCCAAAGCCGTTTGACGAACCTGCAAGAGCGGTACCCCTGGGCAAAATCTGTTATCGTCGTTGTTTCTCATTTCGGACATTATAAAGCACCTGGGCAGTTAAAAGGTCATATCGGTAAACACTATCTATTTGACGGACGTGTCAATACGGAATCTAAGGAATTCAAGAGAAGTGTTCTGATGGAACAATTTCTGCAAGATCTGGGACTTAAAACAGCCTCAAACCGAAATTTTGGTATCGTAGGATTACGCTGGGCGGCCATGAGGGCCGGGCTTGGAATCATACGCAAAAATAATTTCTTTTATACGGAATCCGGTTCCTGGGTGCAACTAGAAGCGTGGATTACTGACAAGGATATGGAACTGGTTGAATCAACCAATTTACCGATTTGTCCTGAAGGCTGCTCTAATTGTATCAAAGCCTGCCCCACCTGTTCTCTTTCATCGCCTTATACAATGAATCCACTTAGCTGTATCTCCTTTCTTACTACTTTTGGCGGCCGTGATTTGGCAAACGATCCTCTCGGCAAGAGTTTTGGAACCTGGATCTACGGGTGCGATGCCTGTCAGGACGTATGCCCGATGAACAGCGGCAAATGGACGGAGGAGGACGAATTCCCCGGTGTTTTAGAAATATCGCTTAGTCTCACACCAGAAAACATGATGAAACTGGAAGAAGAATTTTATAAGCATAACATACAGCCAAAATTCTTTTACCTTTCTCCGGATGAATTATGGAAATGGAAAGTAAACGTATTGAATTTCATGCGAAATAATTATCAGGAAAGCTACAAGCAATATATCTTGGAGGCATGCAATAATGAAAATGAAAAGATTCGCGATATAGCACAGATGATCTGTAAAGATGTCTTCAACAGATAA
- a CDS encoding MarR family transcriptional regulator: protein MKNNEKKSSICNCLNLRRAASTITKIYDEKLSPSGLTVSQYSILKHLKFFGPISVSDLAIKIRLDRTTLVRSFKPLEAASLIIDVSQKGTRNRQLQLTQKGIEKYIEAEYLWNDAQNFIEQELGKENIEKLTSLLSVIERLGS, encoded by the coding sequence ATGAAGAACAATGAAAAGAAGTCGTCAATCTGTAATTGTCTGAATTTACGTAGGGCTGCTTCGACAATTACAAAAATATATGATGAAAAGCTGAGCCCAAGCGGATTGACAGTCAGCCAGTATTCAATTTTGAAGCATCTAAAGTTTTTTGGTCCCATCAGTGTCAGTGATCTGGCTATAAAAATCAGGTTGGACAGGACGACTTTAGTCCGTAGCTTTAAACCTCTGGAAGCGGCATCCTTAATTATTGATGTTTCTCAAAAAGGCACCCGAAACCGTCAGCTTCAATTAACCCAAAAAGGAATTGAGAAATACATTGAGGCGGAATACCTGTGGAACGATGCGCAGAATTTTATTGAACAGGAACTCGGAAAAGAAAATATTGAAAAATTAACATCTCTCCTTTCCGTGATTGAGAGGTTGGGGTCTTAA